One window of the Chitinophaga niabensis genome contains the following:
- a CDS encoding VIT1/CCC1 transporter family protein, giving the protein MDIRNKAAIRSSGWRTDLLIGFPDGLLLLLFTTQILHGKSLTVQAFYSLHILILGIATLLMMIAVFRANRGDDHDDEGKMSKEEQQRLQKLDISQGTIEHIADEMKKDQEQWENTLQEENVQLQQFGLAHALRSTLATGAFFLLGGLIAFVPYLAQENFTKASELSLTLSIFALLFFAYLKSRITGQHITRMALRYVLTGGLVILASYLIAIAI; this is encoded by the coding sequence CTGACGGCTTATTGCTGTTATTATTCACCACACAGATCCTGCATGGCAAAAGCCTTACAGTACAAGCTTTTTACTCCCTGCATATCCTGATCCTGGGCATCGCCACCCTGTTGATGATGATTGCCGTTTTTCGCGCTAACCGCGGAGATGATCATGATGATGAAGGCAAGATGTCCAAAGAAGAGCAACAAAGACTGCAAAAGCTGGATATCTCCCAGGGTACCATTGAGCACATTGCAGATGAAATGAAAAAGGACCAGGAGCAGTGGGAAAATACCCTACAGGAAGAAAATGTACAGTTACAACAATTTGGTCTTGCCCATGCCCTGAGAAGCACACTGGCTACCGGTGCATTCTTTTTACTGGGAGGCCTCATCGCTTTTGTGCCCTACCTGGCACAGGAGAATTTCACAAAAGCATCTGAACTCAGCCTTACACTCAGCATCTTTGCCCTGCTGTTCTTTGCATATCTGAAATCACGCATCACAGGGCAACACATTACCCGCATGGCTTTGCGTTATGTGCTTACCGGCGGATTAGTGATCTTAGCCTCTTACCTGATAGCCATCGCTATTTAA